A DNA window from Micromonas commoda chromosome 17, complete sequence contains the following coding sequences:
- a CDS encoding predicted protein, with protein MMSGYTHETDAHLSVYVRVDVITMCSANHSALKQGNACWKRLHNVLIAARWLAQTVQNIGNARRVFFRVPHLLGDRASFESRPETVGWLR; from the coding sequence ATGATGTCCGGATATACACACGAAACCGATGCGCATTTGTCCGTGTATGTACGAGTAGACGTCATCACGATGTGCAGCGCGAATCACTCAGCACTCAAGCAAGGAAACGCCTGCTGGAAACGCCTGCATAACGTCCTCATCGCGGCCAGATGGCTTGCCCAAACAGTTCAAAACATCGGCAACGCCCGTCGCGTATTTTTCCGAGTTCCTCACCTCCTTGGGGACCGCGCATCTTTTGAATCACGTCCAGAAACGGTCGGATGGCTCCGGTAA